One part of the Sphingobium yanoikuyae genome encodes these proteins:
- a CDS encoding TonB-dependent receptor plug domain-containing protein, whose protein sequence is MKRLSALKLSLVIATSWSACAMAQEAPQEPQADEGAAIIVTGTRAVGMSAAEAAAPVQVLSEEAIAHVGQPNLNQALTQIVPSFTAQTQGTDMSSFSLSARLRGLSPNHTLLLVNGKRRHGSAILQVATGPFGGSAAPSLDLIPPDAVERIEILQEGAAAVYGTDAIAGVINLILKDDTEGGSFKITGGQNYDSEGETFSVSGNVGFKLGEDGYFNLSGFHRRQDYTTTGTGQVQVTQLDGSLQPNAPAQWSNLTGDALAGINGGQPKTYLTEFFYNMGYDFGGVELYSFGNYARRIGYAKQGYRHPKRVCYESGNLGGSVTTAAYDPSICYGNTGVVGMVPLQHVTEDEYSFTVGAKGEFGGGWNYDLSTTYGHDKNEIWTENSAHREVWQETYAQYLNGSGVLPNTPDSAYDGGFRLSQTTVTADIRKEFDLGLADPLTFAFGGEYRRDTYTIVAGDYYSTYKTGVQSFPGYKESDAGDWNRSAKAGYINVIVNPVEKWTVDLAGRYEDYSDFGDTLIGKATTRFDFSDAVAIRGTVSTGFRAPTLAEQHYSTVAVGPTSAVAVLPAGSPAATLLGFSALKPEKSTNFSGGFVFRPIPKLAVTLDGYLIKIKDRIALTAARYAVQGGVATAEAPAIISALQAAGVVFDAALPNIGAQSFTNGIDTRTWGIDFSAAYPVALDFGSLNLSVSANYNKTKITKNKIPTVFSNISESYVEDASPDYKVVLGALFKSGAFTVNLRETFYGKTSVLVQPGVSNASLIAAGLPTIYEAKVKPTGITDLEVSYAFNDAMTFSLGANNLFDKIPETPALLKGVTIPAGTSPYINGSTTYNSPYGFGPYGTSGGYYYARIDFKF, encoded by the coding sequence ATGAAGAGACTTTCCGCGCTCAAGCTTTCTCTCGTGATTGCGACATCCTGGTCGGCCTGCGCCATGGCGCAGGAAGCACCGCAGGAACCGCAGGCCGATGAAGGTGCAGCCATCATCGTTACCGGCACCCGTGCCGTCGGCATGTCGGCCGCCGAAGCTGCCGCACCCGTTCAGGTGCTCAGCGAAGAAGCCATCGCCCATGTCGGTCAGCCGAACCTCAACCAGGCGCTGACCCAGATCGTTCCCAGCTTCACCGCCCAGACCCAGGGCACCGACATGTCGAGCTTCTCGCTGTCGGCCCGTCTGCGCGGCCTGAGCCCCAACCACACGCTGCTGCTGGTCAATGGCAAGCGTCGCCACGGCTCGGCCATTCTTCAGGTCGCCACCGGCCCGTTCGGCGGTTCCGCCGCGCCCAGCCTCGACCTCATTCCGCCTGATGCTGTCGAACGCATCGAAATCCTGCAGGAAGGCGCCGCCGCCGTTTACGGTACCGACGCGATCGCCGGCGTCATCAACCTGATCCTGAAGGACGATACCGAAGGCGGCAGCTTCAAGATCACCGGCGGCCAGAATTACGACAGCGAAGGCGAAACCTTCTCGGTCTCGGGCAATGTCGGCTTCAAGCTGGGCGAGGATGGCTATTTCAACCTCAGCGGTTTCCACCGTCGTCAGGACTATACCACCACCGGCACCGGCCAGGTTCAGGTGACGCAGCTCGACGGTTCGCTGCAGCCCAACGCTCCCGCACAATGGTCGAACCTGACCGGCGACGCGCTGGCGGGTATCAACGGCGGCCAGCCCAAGACCTATCTGACCGAATTCTTCTACAATATGGGCTATGATTTCGGCGGCGTCGAACTCTACAGCTTCGGTAACTATGCCCGCCGCATCGGCTATGCTAAGCAGGGTTATCGCCACCCCAAGCGCGTCTGCTACGAAAGCGGCAATCTGGGCGGCAGCGTCACCACGGCGGCTTATGATCCCAGCATCTGCTATGGCAATACCGGCGTCGTCGGCATGGTGCCGCTGCAGCATGTGACCGAGGACGAATATAGCTTCACCGTCGGCGCCAAGGGCGAATTTGGCGGCGGCTGGAACTATGACCTGTCGACCACCTATGGCCATGACAAGAACGAGATCTGGACCGAAAATTCGGCCCATCGCGAAGTCTGGCAGGAAACCTATGCCCAGTATCTGAACGGTTCGGGCGTCCTGCCCAACACGCCGGACTCGGCCTATGACGGCGGCTTCCGCCTGAGCCAGACCACGGTCACGGCCGACATCCGCAAGGAATTCGATCTTGGCCTGGCCGATCCGCTGACCTTCGCCTTCGGTGGCGAATATCGCCGCGACACCTACACCATCGTCGCGGGCGACTATTATTCCACCTACAAGACCGGCGTTCAGTCCTTCCCGGGCTACAAGGAAAGCGACGCGGGCGACTGGAACCGCAGTGCCAAGGCCGGCTACATCAACGTCATCGTCAACCCGGTCGAAAAATGGACCGTCGACCTTGCCGGCCGTTACGAAGATTATTCGGATTTCGGCGACACGCTGATCGGCAAGGCCACCACCCGCTTCGACTTCAGCGATGCGGTCGCCATCCGCGGCACCGTCAGCACCGGCTTCCGTGCGCCGACGCTGGCCGAACAGCATTACTCGACCGTGGCCGTCGGCCCGACCAGCGCCGTCGCGGTGCTGCCGGCCGGTTCGCCTGCGGCGACCCTGCTGGGCTTCTCCGCGCTGAAGCCGGAAAAGTCGACCAACTTCTCGGGCGGCTTCGTCTTCCGTCCGATCCCCAAGCTCGCGGTCACGCTTGATGGCTATCTCATCAAGATCAAGGATCGCATTGCCCTGACCGCGGCCCGTTATGCCGTCCAGGGCGGCGTTGCGACGGCGGAAGCCCCGGCAATCATCTCGGCACTGCAGGCAGCTGGCGTGGTGTTTGACGCGGCGCTGCCGAACATCGGTGCGCAGAGCTTCACCAACGGCATCGACACCCGCACCTGGGGCATCGACTTCTCGGCCGCCTATCCGGTGGCTCTGGACTTCGGCAGCCTGAACCTGTCGGTTTCGGCCAACTACAACAAGACGAAGATCACCAAGAACAAGATTCCGACGGTCTTCAGCAATATCTCTGAAAGCTATGTCGAAGACGCTTCGCCCGACTATAAGGTCGTGCTGGGCGCCCTGTTCAAGAGCGGTGCCTTCACGGTCAACCTGCGCGAGACCTTCTATGGCAAGACCAGCGTGTTGGTGCAGCCGGGCGTGTCGAACGCTTCGCTGATCGCCGCCGGCCTGCCGACCATCTATGAAGCGAAGGTCAAGCCGACCGGCATCACCGATCTGGAAGTCAGCTATGCGTTCAACGACGCCATGACCTTCTCGCTCGGCGCGAACAACCTGTTCGACAAGATCCCGGAAACGCCGGCCCTGCTGAAGGGCGTGACGATCCCGGCGGGCACCTCGCCCTATATCAACGGGTCGACCACCTATAACAGCCCCTATGGCTTTGGCCCCTACGGCACCTCGGGCGGCTATTATTACGCGCGTATCGACTTCAAGTTCTGA
- a CDS encoding aminotransferase class I/II-fold pyridoxal phosphate-dependent enzyme: protein MTDRPDTLSRRMLMRGAMGAAAIAGAAPALAQRDRKVAMSDDPKAMVATLTDGIFINSNENPLGPAPAALQALSGLDPLAGRYGMAFASKLESLFARQNGLSPDQVQVHPGSFMPLRSVALTYSSKTRPIAYFEPTFDQGFLGKGNQPVTRTVALPLAGDFTADVRKLLAAAPDAGVYYLCNPNNPTGLPIPRADIEWLLANKPAGSVLLVDEAYIHYSDAQSCLDLVAKGADVLVTRTFSKIYGLAGLRCGLIAGRKDLLDGMADYGVNITPMPAVVAAEASLLDPTLLPQRKAYNKAVRDDLFAWLDARGLKYLPSQTSFAMIHVGRPGADVTAALAKEKIFIGGPRKHMDDWVRVSFGTPAEMQAFKTALARIMA from the coding sequence ATGACCGACCGTCCGGACACTCTCAGCCGTCGCATGCTGATGCGCGGCGCCATGGGCGCGGCGGCAATAGCCGGCGCGGCACCCGCCCTCGCCCAGCGCGACCGCAAGGTGGCGATGAGTGATGATCCCAAGGCCATGGTCGCCACGCTGACCGACGGCATCTTCATCAACAGCAACGAAAACCCGCTCGGCCCCGCCCCCGCCGCGCTGCAGGCGCTGTCCGGGCTCGATCCGCTCGCCGGCCGCTATGGCATGGCCTTCGCCTCGAAGCTGGAAAGCCTGTTCGCCCGCCAGAACGGCCTGTCGCCCGACCAGGTCCAGGTCCATCCCGGCTCCTTCATGCCATTGCGCTCGGTCGCGCTGACCTACTCGTCGAAAACCCGCCCGATCGCCTATTTCGAGCCGACCTTCGACCAGGGGTTCCTGGGCAAGGGCAACCAGCCGGTCACCCGCACCGTCGCCCTGCCGCTGGCCGGCGACTTCACCGCCGATGTCCGCAAGCTGCTCGCCGCCGCGCCGGACGCCGGCGTCTATTATCTCTGCAATCCCAACAACCCGACCGGCCTGCCGATCCCGCGCGCCGACATCGAATGGCTGCTCGCCAACAAGCCGGCCGGTTCCGTGCTGCTCGTCGACGAGGCCTATATCCACTATAGCGATGCGCAGAGCTGCCTCGATCTGGTCGCGAAGGGCGCGGACGTGCTGGTCACCCGCACCTTCTCGAAGATCTACGGTCTGGCCGGCCTGCGCTGCGGCCTGATCGCCGGGCGCAAGGATCTGCTCGACGGCATGGCCGACTATGGCGTCAACATCACGCCAATGCCCGCCGTGGTCGCGGCCGAGGCCAGCCTGCTCGATCCCACGCTGCTGCCCCAGCGCAAGGCCTATAACAAAGCGGTGCGCGACGATCTCTTTGCCTGGCTCGACGCGCGCGGCCTCAAATATCTGCCGTCGCAGACCAGCTTCGCGATGATCCATGTCGGTCGCCCCGGCGCCGATGTCACCGCCGCGCTGGCGAAGGAAAAGATCTTCATCGGCGGCCCGCGCAAGCATATGGACGACTGGGTCCGCGTCTCCTTCGGCACGCCGGCGGAGATGCAGGCGTTCAAGACCGCGCTCGCCCGGATCATGGCATGA
- a CDS encoding aminotransferase class V-fold PLP-dependent enzyme, with product MSLSRRQALGAALAVPIAAQAARAVAAPPSLPDKASFAATPLAYLDSASTHPLSLGAKAAADAYLAGRTLDPVAAARKPVDRAALIAKFAALMGADADEITWVQSTTMGEQAVLRALGLPKEGGRVVTDTLHFYAAFPMYQEMAKQGVDVAWVQAREGRIAPEDMARAITPGTKLVSVSAVSTYNGFQHDLKAISAMAHKVGALVYADIIHAAGAVPIDLHDSGVDFAACATYKWLMGDFGLGFLYVRRGVADRLPRTEYGYYGFAAPGAPPGIGLSPPQTHVFPLDPPGDAPTSYVARPGALGHFGTGTYAQAISAMLDHSISYISTLTVPAIQAHAQTLIGQLRDELPRKGYRLITPPGTTSPLLSCVLPNAKGLLTDPLARAQVRLSVHDNYFRISPSVFNDDRDVERLIAALPRV from the coding sequence ATGAGCCTCAGCCGGCGCCAGGCGCTGGGGGCAGCGCTCGCCGTGCCGATCGCCGCGCAGGCCGCCCGCGCCGTCGCCGCGCCGCCATCGCTCCCCGACAAGGCCAGCTTCGCCGCCACCCCGCTCGCCTATCTCGACAGCGCCTCCACCCATCCGCTGAGCCTCGGCGCCAAAGCCGCCGCCGACGCCTATCTCGCCGGCCGCACGCTCGATCCGGTCGCCGCCGCGCGCAAGCCGGTCGATCGCGCCGCGCTGATCGCGAAATTCGCTGCATTGATGGGCGCCGATGCGGACGAGATCACCTGGGTCCAGTCCACCACCATGGGCGAACAGGCGGTGCTGCGCGCGCTCGGCTTGCCAAAGGAGGGCGGCCGCGTCGTCACCGACACGCTCCATTTCTACGCCGCCTTCCCCATGTATCAGGAGATGGCGAAACAGGGCGTCGACGTCGCCTGGGTCCAGGCGCGCGAGGGCCGCATCGCCCCCGAGGACATGGCCCGCGCCATCACGCCGGGAACGAAGCTGGTCAGCGTCTCGGCCGTCTCCACCTATAACGGCTTCCAGCATGATCTGAAGGCGATCAGCGCGATGGCGCACAAGGTCGGCGCGCTCGTCTATGCCGACATCATCCATGCCGCCGGCGCGGTGCCGATCGACCTGCATGACAGCGGCGTCGATTTCGCCGCCTGCGCCACCTATAAATGGCTGATGGGCGATTTTGGCCTGGGTTTCCTCTATGTCCGGCGCGGCGTCGCGGATCGGCTGCCCCGCACCGAATATGGCTATTATGGCTTTGCCGCGCCCGGTGCGCCGCCCGGCATCGGCCTGTCCCCGCCGCAAACCCATGTCTTCCCGCTCGATCCGCCCGGCGATGCGCCGACCAGCTATGTCGCCCGCCCCGGCGCGCTCGGCCATTTCGGCACCGGCACCTATGCCCAGGCGATCAGCGCCATGCTCGATCATTCGATCAGCTATATCTCGACCCTCACCGTCCCGGCGATCCAGGCCCATGCCCAGACGCTGATCGGCCAGCTGCGCGACGAGCTGCCGCGCAAGGGCTATCGCCTCATCACCCCGCCGGGCACGACCAGCCCGCTGCTGAGCTGCGTCCTGCCCAATGCGAAGGGCCTGCTCACCGATCCGCTGGCGCGGGCACAGGTCCGCCTGTCCGTCCACGACAATTATTTCCGCATCTCGCCATCGGTGTTCAACGATGACAGGGATGTCGAACGGCTGATCGCCGCCCTGCCCCGCGTCTGA
- a CDS encoding RidA family protein — MKKLLAPALLASLMIAAPAAAQKPLPAKLPFSPAIRVGDMLYMSGQIGQVPDGMDPHKEGFDAAVRNAMDSIGKILKDNGLDFGHVVKCTVMLDDMADWPRFNTTYVSYFEGKRLPTRSAFGADGLALGAPLEVECLASFK; from the coding sequence ATGAAAAAGCTGCTCGCCCCCGCCCTTCTGGCCAGCCTCATGATCGCCGCCCCCGCCGCCGCGCAGAAGCCGCTGCCGGCCAAGCTGCCCTTCTCGCCCGCGATCCGGGTCGGCGACATGCTCTACATGTCGGGCCAGATCGGCCAGGTGCCCGACGGCATGGACCCGCACAAGGAAGGGTTCGACGCCGCCGTCCGCAACGCGATGGATTCGATCGGCAAGATATTGAAGGATAATGGCCTCGACTTCGGCCATGTCGTCAAATGCACGGTGATGCTGGACGACATGGCCGACTGGCCGCGCTTCAACACCACCTATGTCAGCTATTTCGAGGGCAAGCGCCTGCCCACCCGCAGCGCCTTCGGCGCCGACGGCCTGGCACTCGGCGCCCCGCTCGAAGTGGAATGCCTGGCCTCGTTCAAATAG
- a CDS encoding terminase small subunit, translating to MDQPIPNPPIPAPRRARRQWTPDRQRRFLAALLETGNISHAAQMVGMSRSSAHRLRDRLAGTGFDRSWASALALHAARRADPLAPIRPHKGPIGR from the coding sequence ATGGACCAGCCCATCCCCAATCCGCCCATCCCCGCACCCCGGCGCGCGCGCCGCCAATGGACGCCCGATCGCCAGCGCCGCTTTCTCGCCGCGCTGCTCGAAACCGGCAATATCAGCCATGCCGCGCAGATGGTCGGCATGTCCCGCTCCAGCGCGCACCGGCTGCGCGATCGCCTGGCCGGCACCGGCTTCGATCGCAGCTGGGCCAGCGCACTGGCGCTCCATGCCGCCCGCCGGGCCGATCCGCTCGCGCCGATCCGCCCGCATAAAGGCCCGATCGGCCGATAA
- a CDS encoding ABC transporter ATP-binding protein, giving the protein MTDQPAQAAIEIRDLTKVYKGGKRALDGINLTIPRGQIYGLLGPNGAGKSTTINILAGLVNKTSGSASIWGFDIDANPRNAKNSIGIVPQEIVFDPFFTPFETLENQAGYYGVPKDRRRSMELLRAVHLEDKANAYARTLSGGMKRRLLVAKAMVHSPPILVLDEPTAGVDVQLRQQLWAYVKELNAMGVTIVLTTHYLEEAEELCDRIGIINHGRVITDKPTRELIAMAQEKVVQVTVDRDITAPPSDPSFEKVELTDERTLTITYMKNRANAGQVLSAVQAGGLAIVDVVTRDPDLEDVFLNLTAAA; this is encoded by the coding sequence ATGACCGACCAGCCTGCGCAAGCCGCCATCGAGATCCGCGACCTGACCAAGGTCTATAAGGGCGGCAAGCGCGCGCTCGACGGGATCAACCTCACCATCCCGCGCGGCCAGATCTATGGCCTGCTCGGCCCCAATGGCGCCGGCAAGTCGACCACGATCAACATCCTCGCCGGCCTCGTCAACAAGACCAGCGGCTCCGCCAGCATCTGGGGCTTCGACATCGACGCCAATCCCCGCAATGCGAAGAACAGCATCGGCATCGTGCCGCAGGAGATTGTCTTCGATCCCTTCTTCACCCCGTTCGAGACACTGGAGAACCAGGCCGGCTATTATGGCGTGCCCAAGGACAGACGCCGCTCGATGGAGTTGCTGCGCGCGGTCCATCTGGAGGACAAGGCCAATGCCTATGCCCGCACTTTGTCGGGCGGCATGAAGCGCCGGCTGCTGGTGGCCAAGGCGATGGTCCATTCGCCGCCGATCCTGGTGCTGGACGAACCCACCGCCGGCGTCGACGTGCAACTGCGCCAGCAGCTCTGGGCCTATGTGAAGGAACTGAACGCCATGGGGGTGACGATCGTCCTCACCACCCATTATCTCGAAGAGGCCGAGGAGTTGTGCGACCGCATCGGCATCATCAACCATGGCCGGGTCATCACCGACAAACCCACCCGCGAGCTGATCGCGATGGCGCAGGAAAAGGTGGTGCAGGTCACCGTCGACCGCGACATCACCGCCCCGCCGAGCGACCCCAGCTTCGAGAAGGTCGAACTGACCGACGAGCGCACCCTCACCATCACCTATATGAAGAACCGCGCCAATGCCGGCCAGGTGCTGAGCGCGGTGCAGGCCGGCGGCCTCGCCATCGTCGACGTCGTCACCCGCGACCCCGACCTGGAGGATGTCTTCCTCAACCTGACGGCGGCGGCGTAG
- the nadB gene encoding L-aspartate oxidase has product MPTITHDVVIIGSGAAGLTAAINLAQDRKVVVLAKGALDGGSTNWAQGGIAAVLDAGDSFAAHVHDTMVAGAGLNDQDTVEFVVSEAPAAIERLAELGVPFNPNEEGDGDEFGERWHLTREGGHSHRRIVHVDDATGHAVQVALLKAARANPNITLMEDMVAVDLITSRHGERYSGDGHVWGVYAFNKQTGHVDAILGRATILCTGGAGRTYLFSTAPRGATGDGIAMAWRAGCRVSNMEMNQFHPTCLYNLEVKNFLITEAVRGEGGHLKLPPGVPGGGERFMPRFDPRAELAPRDVVARAIDHEIKRLGLDYVHLDISHKPPEFVKQHFPTIYARLLDLDIDITREPIPVVPAQHYTCGGVIIDLDGRTDLPGLYAAGEVTESGLHGANRLASNSLLECFVFGEAAAKHIRAHWDELPAPPPIRPWDESRVTNSDEEVIVQHNWKEIRRFMWDYVGIVRTTKRLERAQHRIDLLSKEVDEYYGNFRVTPDLIELRNLLEVARLVVRSALHRKESRGLHYTLDYPETLAQAVDTVLAP; this is encoded by the coding sequence ATGCCCACCATCACCCATGACGTCGTCATCATCGGTTCCGGCGCGGCCGGGCTGACAGCCGCCATCAACCTCGCGCAGGACCGCAAGGTGGTGGTGCTGGCCAAGGGCGCGCTGGATGGCGGATCGACCAACTGGGCGCAGGGCGGCATCGCCGCGGTACTCGATGCGGGTGACAGTTTTGCGGCCCATGTCCATGACACGATGGTCGCGGGCGCCGGCCTCAACGATCAGGACACGGTCGAGTTCGTCGTCTCCGAAGCCCCCGCCGCGATCGAGCGGCTGGCGGAACTGGGCGTGCCCTTCAATCCCAATGAAGAGGGGGATGGCGACGAGTTCGGCGAACGCTGGCACCTGACCCGCGAGGGCGGGCACAGCCATCGCCGCATCGTCCATGTCGACGACGCCACCGGCCATGCCGTTCAGGTCGCGCTGCTCAAGGCCGCGCGCGCCAATCCCAACATCACCCTGATGGAGGATATGGTCGCGGTCGACCTCATCACCTCGCGCCATGGCGAGCGCTATTCGGGCGACGGCCATGTCTGGGGCGTCTATGCCTTCAACAAGCAGACCGGCCATGTCGACGCGATCCTCGGCCGCGCGACCATCCTGTGCACCGGCGGCGCGGGCCGCACCTATCTCTTCTCCACCGCGCCGCGTGGCGCGACCGGCGACGGCATCGCCATGGCATGGCGCGCCGGCTGCCGCGTGTCGAACATGGAGATGAACCAGTTCCACCCCACCTGCCTCTATAATCTGGAGGTCAAGAATTTCCTGATTACCGAGGCGGTGCGGGGCGAAGGCGGCCACCTGAAACTCCCCCCCGGCGTGCCGGGCGGCGGCGAGCGTTTCATGCCCCGCTTCGATCCCCGCGCCGAACTGGCGCCGCGCGACGTGGTCGCCCGCGCCATCGACCATGAGATCAAGCGGCTGGGCCTCGACTATGTCCATCTCGACATCAGCCACAAGCCGCCCGAGTTCGTGAAGCAGCATTTCCCGACCATCTATGCCCGGCTGCTCGATCTCGACATCGACATCACCAGGGAGCCGATCCCGGTCGTCCCGGCGCAGCATTATACCTGCGGCGGCGTCATCATCGACCTGGACGGCCGCACCGACCTGCCCGGCCTCTATGCCGCTGGCGAAGTGACCGAAAGCGGCCTGCACGGCGCCAATCGCCTCGCCTCCAACTCGCTGCTCGAATGTTTCGTCTTCGGCGAGGCGGCGGCCAAGCATATCCGCGCCCATTGGGACGAACTGCCCGCCCCGCCGCCGATCCGGCCGTGGGACGAGAGCCGCGTCACCAACAGCGACGAGGAAGTCATCGTCCAGCATAACTGGAAGGAAATCCGCCGCTTCATGTGGGACTATGTCGGCATCGTCCGCACCACCAAGCGGCTGGAGCGCGCCCAGCATCGCATCGACCTGCTGTCGAAGGAAGTCGATGAATATTACGGTAATTTCCGCGTGACGCCGGACCTGATCGAGCTGCGCAACCTGCTCGAAGTCGCCCGGCTGGTGGTCCGCTCGGCGCTCCATCGCAAGGAAAGCCGCGGCCTGCACTACACGCTCGACTATCCCGAAACGCTGGCGCAAGCCGTCGACACGGTGCTGGCGCCCTGA
- a CDS encoding alpha/beta fold hydrolase yields the protein MTDGLMDRRSLLCGAGALAAGWAMPALAADFASRRIMVTVRGSGRDVLLIPGLASGPGIWNGVTGQMPGYRWHLVHVRGFAGLAADANGSGPVVQPVADEIARYIAAAGLRRPAVVGHSMGGTLAMMQGLRGLASRVMVVDMLPAGAAMVGGTANGMGYLADQLSQYFTGTAAGRRYLAQIVAQAPGAEGSNPEVIATALRDLANTDLGPQLGRIGVPMSVVYAVGTDQAQSVEITRRFRAAYAAKKDAKLLPIGPSGHVVMADQPTRFNAALGNFLKGV from the coding sequence ATGACGGATGGACTGATGGATCGACGCAGCCTGCTCTGCGGCGCGGGCGCGCTTGCAGCGGGATGGGCGATGCCGGCACTGGCGGCGGATTTTGCCTCGCGCCGGATCATGGTGACGGTGCGCGGCAGTGGCCGGGACGTGCTGCTGATCCCCGGCCTTGCCAGTGGTCCGGGCATCTGGAACGGCGTGACGGGGCAGATGCCGGGCTATCGCTGGCATCTGGTCCATGTCCGCGGCTTTGCGGGGCTGGCTGCCGACGCCAATGGCAGCGGGCCGGTGGTGCAGCCGGTGGCGGACGAGATTGCCCGCTATATTGCCGCCGCGGGACTGCGGCGACCGGCGGTGGTCGGGCACAGCATGGGCGGCACGCTGGCGATGATGCAGGGCCTCAGGGGCCTCGCCAGCCGGGTGATGGTGGTCGACATGCTGCCCGCCGGGGCGGCGATGGTCGGCGGCACCGCCAATGGCATGGGCTATCTGGCCGACCAGCTCAGCCAATATTTCACCGGCACGGCGGCCGGGCGCCGCTACCTCGCCCAGATCGTCGCGCAGGCGCCGGGGGCGGAGGGCAGCAATCCGGAGGTGATCGCCACCGCGCTGCGCGACCTGGCCAATACCGACCTTGGCCCGCAGCTCGGCCGGATCGGGGTGCCGATGTCGGTGGTCTATGCCGTCGGCACGGACCAGGCCCAGTCGGTCGAGATCACCCGGCGCTTCCGGGCTGCCTATGCGGCCAAGAAGGACGCGAAGCTGCTGCCGATCGGGCCGAGCGGCCATGTCGTGATGGCCGACCAGCCGACCCGGTTCAACGCGGCGCTGGGCAATTTCCTCAAGGGCGTTTGA
- a CDS encoding serine hydrolase encodes MSSNDSRRVSSRLVLAVVALSACVGAPPQPGAQASSARPNNPPRQTVQPTTNTWPIKQVANPPAPFKDIDQREQPSPALVSVIQNLGQSFRGKVGIAVRRVGADWTVAYNGNALFPQQSVSKLWVSMTFLDAVDRGKIRLADSTTITKKDLTLFHQPSAAMVGSSGWTTTYSDLMRRAMTQSDNTANDTLLRAVGGPDAVRGYLARRHIANIRFGPGERLLQSTTAGLDWRQDYSIGRNFYAARAALPMSVRQKALDNYLASPPDGAAPASIVQALAKLKEGDMLSSASARVLMNFMEEAKTGPQRIKGGVPHSWTYMHKTGTGQDLPPRSTGFNDVGIMTAPDGTSYAVAVMIGSTTVSIPERWQLMQAVSRAVVANHEKR; translated from the coding sequence ATGAGTTCGAATGATAGCAGGCGCGTCTCGTCGCGCCTTGTGCTTGCGGTGGTTGCCTTGTCCGCCTGCGTCGGCGCGCCCCCCCAGCCGGGTGCCCAGGCCAGCAGCGCGCGACCGAATAATCCGCCGCGCCAGACGGTGCAGCCCACGACCAACACATGGCCGATCAAGCAGGTCGCCAATCCCCCCGCCCCGTTCAAGGATATCGACCAGCGCGAGCAGCCTTCGCCCGCACTCGTCAGCGTGATCCAGAATCTGGGCCAGAGCTTTCGGGGCAAGGTCGGCATCGCGGTGCGCCGGGTCGGGGCGGACTGGACCGTCGCCTATAATGGCAATGCCCTGTTCCCGCAGCAGAGCGTGTCGAAGCTGTGGGTATCGATGACCTTCCTCGATGCGGTCGATCGCGGCAAGATCCGCCTCGCCGATTCGACCACCATCACGAAGAAGGATCTGACCCTGTTCCACCAGCCGAGCGCGGCGATGGTGGGATCGAGCGGCTGGACCACCACCTATTCCGACCTGATGCGCCGCGCGATGACGCAGAGCGACAATACCGCCAACGACACGCTGCTGCGCGCGGTCGGCGGGCCGGACGCGGTGCGTGGCTATCTGGCACGCCGCCACATCGCCAATATCCGCTTTGGTCCGGGCGAACGGCTGTTGCAATCGACCACCGCCGGCCTCGACTGGCGGCAGGATTATTCGATCGGCCGCAATTTCTACGCCGCCCGCGCCGCGCTCCCCATGTCGGTGCGGCAGAAGGCGCTCGACAATTATCTCGCCAGCCCGCCCGATGGCGCCGCGCCGGCGTCGATCGTGCAGGCGCTGGCCAAGCTCAAGGAAGGCGACATGCTGTCCTCCGCATCGGCCCGCGTGCTGATGAACTTCATGGAGGAAGCCAAGACCGGGCCGCAGCGGATCAAGGGCGGCGTGCCGCATAGCTGGACCTATATGCACAAGACCGGCACCGGGCAGGATCTGCCGCCGCGATCGACCGGCTTCAACGATGTCGGCATCATGACCGCGCCCGACGGCACCAGCTATGCGGTTGCGGTGATGATCGGCAGCACCACCGTGTCGATCCCCGAACGCTGGCAGCTGATGCAGGCCGTATCGCGCGCCGTGGTTGCCAATCACGAGAAACGGTGA